The sequence below is a genomic window from Lentimicrobium saccharophilum.
TCCATATGGGCATTTTTGACGAAGGATTTGAGACAAAATACCAAATCAGAAAAAGCGGGAACGGGGTTTACGCCTTTGTGTTGAAAGGAAGTTTTACCATTGATGGAACTGAGCTCAGTGAACGTGACGGACTGGGGATCAGCGATGAAGACGGTGTCGATATAAAGTCTGGCCAGGCCGGCTCAGAAATTCTGCTTATGGACATACCCATGAGCATTTAAAAACAAAAAACATGAACCGGCGAAAATTTCTGTTATCATCTTTGGCCCTGTTAATAACACCTTATGCCATAAAAGTAAATGCGTTGCAAAATATAGTTTCACATTGGGGAAACACCCCCTCCATGCCGGTGCTTTTTCTCGGCCATGGCAGTCCGATGAATGCCATTGAACTGAATGAGTTTTCACGTGGGTGGCAACAAATTGGAAAAAGTCTTCCGGTCCCTAACGCTATTCTTTGTGTTTCAGCACATTGGGAAACGCGTGGTACTTTCGTCACCGCCACGGAAAAACCGCGTACCATTCACGATTTCGGCGGTTTTCCCCAGGCATTGTTCGATGTTCAGTATCCGGCGCCCGGAAGTCCTGAACTGGCAATTGAAACCAGCAAAATAATTACTCATACCAACGTCGGACTGGATGAGCGCTGGGGACTTGACCATGGCGCCTGGAGCGTGATCAGACACCTATATCCGAA
It includes:
- the ygiD gene encoding 4,5-DOPA-extradiol-dioxygenase; translation: MNRRKFLLSSLALLITPYAIKVNALQNIVSHWGNTPSMPVLFLGHGSPMNAIELNEFSRGWQQIGKSLPVPNAILCVSAHWETRGTFVTATEKPRTIHDFGGFPQALFDVQYPAPGSPELAIETSKIITHTNVGLDERWGLDHGAWSVIRHLYPNADIPVIQLSLDYGKSPREHYELAAGLAALRKKGVLIIGSGNIVHNLRIIDWKKPDSGYDWAVETDSKMRQWIAEGNHQALIDYKKAGKAFEQSVPTPEHYLPLLYTLGLQEKNEDVSFFNTKTIMGSISMTSVKIG